The following nucleotide sequence is from Clupea harengus chromosome 17, Ch_v2.0.2, whole genome shotgun sequence.
CCACAAAAGCATTCCTTGCCAGTGTTTGCAGTTGATTCTCTCCGAGGTCCAGAACCCGAAGCTTGCGGAGGTCCTGGAAAACACgaacaggcacagacacaagcaagtTCCTTCGCAAACGCAACACCATCAACTTCCTTAGGCCACGGAACTGGCTGGAGCTCAGCGCTGACACCTGATTGGTTGACAGGTCGAGGAGGCGTAGATTTGGGAGGGGCCAGAAAGTCCTGTTTGGCAGCAGCCAAAGCTGATTGGCACTCAGTTCCAGCTCCTTGAGCCTGCGCAGCCCCAGGAAAGCCCGCTCGTCCAGGCGCTGGATCTGATTGTGTCCCAGGAAGAGCCACTGCAGCGTGTTGAACCGGGACAGAGCACCCTGGGGCAGGCACAGCAGGCGGTTGTCACGCAGCGACAGGCCCGACGAGCCAATGAGATCCTGCGGAACGGTAATGAGTCCCGCCTTGTCACAGTAGCGAAGTGTCCCCTCACATCGACAGGGATGGGGACACCTCCCCTCCGAGTCCAGTGAGgtcacaaacacccacaaacacaaacatagggTGACACACGGATAGCGCATGGgccacatacacatcacacagttTGTGGGGAATACCATTATAAGGGGATCACAgtatcactgtctgtctctctggagTCTCAATAACATTACAGAATCCAGAATATTACTTACATTTTAACAACAATACACAAATTGTAGGAGCTGGCCATGAATTTATATACAATAGAGTACAGTACAgtcctgacatttttttaagtCAAGGGTATGTTCTGTGATAGTGAAGAATGCCTTTCTTCTACATTTTCtgtcagagaggagaaaagagatgaCAAACTATGAATATCGacaaaggcagacagagagatatacaAAAGGCAATAAAACCCAATACAGTAAGAAATATTAAAAACATACCCTGAAAATATTCTCAGTATGTTTAGTACAGTTGTGTCCTTTTCCACACTCTTGTCTTAAAACATTAATGCACTATAATTGTAACCTCTATCTCTCACCTGCCCcatacacaattacacacatacattgaacAAAGGTTTTCCTCTTACCTGCCTCAAGGCAAGATTATCCTGTAAATAGAGCAAATAATCGAGATGTAATTTAAATCCTTGGTCCAGTATTTTGGTTTAGTGGTAATTGTGCTTTTTTTCTTGGTCTTGACCCTACCAGCTGACCCTATGCTGTGGTTTACCTCTGAGGAATTCCATCCTGTTCTTTACAAGTGCCTTTCAGTGttgaggaaaagagaaggaggtaaCTAGGCatgcctcatctctctctcactctctctctctctctcacacgcacacacacacacacacacacacacacacacacacacacacacacacacacacacacacacacacacacacacacacacacacacacacacacactcatcagtacTCTGCTACCCTCTCCTATAGTGCCCCCAAGTGgtaaaaatgcaaaaatacaTCTTATGAAACCACGGCTGCAGTTGAATAGTCTTTTTtgcttaggaaggttcctaactgaaTGAAATGACCCAACGATATcgaagtggcagccatgataagagctggttGAATTCTCAAAATGCTGAAGAAAGGGTGCTTTAATGCTTCCTTTCTTATCTCCTTTAACATAGGGTGCACTGGACCATCTTTTACGAAAGGAACAGAGATATTGTCTTCCCACAATTCCTTGTGTCAGCAACAACAAACGATCAACATGACCCATGTGAATTACATCTGCTGTCGTTTAATTACGTAGCCTagtccttatgaattctccTTAACATCTGTCCTTGATCTCTTAACATTTTCCATCAAGGtcaaggaaaactttttttttttactattcgACCACAGCGCATGTCTATGTGCAGATCCTTAGGGCACTATAGTGCAATCTTACCAAAGCACCTAAAAggaagtaataataataataataataaaactttatttatatagcacctttcatgtaaaagaatgcagctcaaagtgctttacagcaaatacataatatgcacaaataaattacatgcacataaaaatagacatcaaagaaacataactcagatatagtgcaaaaaaaaaaaaaaaaaaaaaattataattataattatagagatatatttaatctaaccccttaatatcaccagtagagatttaaattaaattaaaagtatttatatatatataaacagtgcaaagtggtagctagttaaaggctaatgtgaagaggtacgtttttagttttcttttaaagatgttaagcgagctggcttccctgatgtctataggcagtatgttccatagcactggggcgtaattgacaaatgctgcgtccccgattttcttacggcttttgctgggaacctccaataaaccagcattcgatgatcgcagtgttcttgagggcaagtatttgactagggagtttgcaatgtaacttggtcctagcccattaagggctttgtatattaggagaaggaccttaaagtcaattctaaaagttactggaagccagtgcagagcagctaaaactggactaatgtgctctctcctcttggttctggttaatagccgagctgcagagttttgaatgagctgaagtctctcagttgttttttttgggaggccagtaaggattgcattacaataatcaagacggcttgaaataaaggcatgaatcagtttttcagcatcttttttatttataaatggcaggactttagctatgtttttaaggtggaaaaatgatgttttcatcaccttgttaatgtgagacttgaagcttaaatctgaatctaaaataacaccaagacttgtaacctccgatttaatcaagggagttaatttccccaaattattaaacagcatttctctttttgttttagggccgactagtaggatctcagttttgtcctcgtttaactttaagaaattatagctcatccacttatttatcgccaaaagacaggtagtaatggagtttattgctgcagcatcatttggctcagcagagatgtacagttgcgtgtcatcagcataactatggaaacatacattgtgttctctaatgatgtccccatgtggcagcatgtacagtgagaataataatggaccaaggcagctcccttgtgcaaccccaaagcagatgtcatgtttcttagacacatgatctccaagcctgacataaaactttctccctttgatgtatgttctgaaccagtttaatacagagtcagcccaactaacttttcaagacgatGAATTAGGATTACTCAAGTAGAGTACAGAACCGCTCAAGTCTCATCTCAgtacatgaaaataaaaaaacatgaagtaCAATGAAAAACATTAAAAGTGTCTTTGTATAATCAACACTGAATAAAACATGTAGTCATACATACTTCCATTGTAATTAGTTTCATTAGgacacaaagaggagagaagagcagaaacTAAGTGAGGTATTTTCCCTGTAGTGTTCTTGCATAGTGGGCTATATTTTACGCCAGGTATTCTCTCTTGAAACTCACTGAACCAGTATTTAAACTGTGTAATTATGCTTCATATTTGGCatgatgagagaagagaaggccCAAGTATTATTATCACATAATGGAGTTATTATCACAATAAGTGGTATATTGTATTGAAATGAAATTTCTGTTAAACTAAATAATTGTCTTTAAGCTAATAATTGTCTTTaaagcaggggtctcaaactcaaattacccaggggccgatgagcgtccagtctggtcagtgggCCGAATTTTTTtgatcacaatactgtagaccacttttgagtgtggcaaatttaccatgtgtgatcagtggtgcaatggttagtgttgttgaataacaagtagctgacctggctttcaattcctgggcaatgcaagatgctctttggataaaggtgtttgttatagttgcatttttggatcactttgtctcattgatagcccatgacttacatatacagtagtaatagtgggataaatgtcttcattgacaacaaaatgcacatttcaaagtaaATGCTGTACCataccacttttgtatagttggtaacaaggctgcaaacaaacaaaacaaagcagaaaactaaataaagtttcagcaaaaatctgaattatttcattttataaaataaatgtatttataataaatatatttcaagtgtataatttaattagtctgtcaaaatacagcatctttccatctatagtgatctaaaataaatagtttACTGATGtgctgatcattgatggtgcaCCCCCAGAGTGACTTCCATGACAGACCAGCATACTCAATTGCGTCccacagttgctcaaatacatccttaggtgtggtacggccttgcattgtttttacacaaagtaattcctctgtAACTTCAAACTGATTGTTAACACCGCAGACAAAAATCGCAAGCTGAGCATTATTATTTATGTCAGTGCTCTCATCCAGAGCCAGAGAATACGCACTGaaacttttgcctttgacacacagctagatttattttccgataatgaCTGCCGGACTATACAGtatcccgcttattattcgGTTACTTGTCCAAAGGATAAAAGACATACCTCCAAAATACTTCTTTTCAACGATTTTGTTGTCATTTCGtgacttccgctaagaaaaaattgttcttcaggcaaatagaactttaaaaagtttcaggtgttgcttagcaacccattacttgttGACTTAAATTAagtttccgttacgttaaatgactggactacttgcggaatgatatgaaagatgtgaattagaagcacaaaacctgttgccaatggcagcggtaaacGTTGGGCTGGCCCAttgaaatcaatggaactttttgcaacattctgaggagccggcgGGCCGGATGAAATTGCTTGGCGGGCCGGATCTTGCCTGCGGGCcgggagtttgagacccctgctttAAGGGGTTATTACAATGAAAATCCAAGTAGATCTTTCAAAGAAGTGTTTTCTGTATGAGTGAAGGACAGGCAACCTTGGATCttctacttttaaaatgtatacAGTTTGAAATTAGctctttgtaaggagaatagaactaaaagcttgcacatttcagtctctgagtgaggtttcagctcctaacgacccgcccattaggAAATGCaggctattcatatgataagggctAGGTAATACAGTGATagctattgggtcatgatgtggcAAGAAAACATGTGGGGGGTAGAGGGCCATAAAGACATTCCATGGCCATTACGTAAAGGCCATTGTCTTTGACCCAGCTGttccaggtgtgtttacacctaacccatcaatattcattgtgtagTTACTGAAGTTACTAAaatgtagtagtgaaaccacacacactttctgaatgctaaactcaacTTTGTATAcctaacacctatgtttacaaagttcagagtttaAAAGCCTTGTTCCGAAAtttttacaatgtgtttttgtacaaagtctgagcacctctgaaagtaggtttttgttagggtatgtttagatttgatttaaataaaatctttttttactacattccttttactctcatgttattattgctgaggtcttctagaatataagcATACATGCCACTTCTTCCTCAATGTgtttagttaggggaaatatacaaaaacatcaaggcttGTCACACTACCTAaaagagtctaacaggcctGTGACTCCCAACTGTTAAGTTCAGTTCAACTCAGTAGAATTGTCACTCAATAGCAGGATGATTTCTTTGCTGTTATTGCAACATCACTGATGACACTATGAAAAGAAAGTTAAATGATCttttatgtgtttctgtgtcattTAGAACAAACTGAGACATTCATTAACATTTGACTTGCATTTATTGATTGCTCGTTACAGTACTGAAGCTTGTGTATAACATTCACTTAATTGTCATtgaaaagaatttttttttgaacaaaaacgtttttttttatctagaaagcagaaagaaagaaataatactTTACAGAGTATTGTGTAAATAAGGGTTTAAAGACAATGGTAACCCTTGAGTTAGCTCTAGCTCTGGCATATAGATTTGTCTAATCATCCCAAGGCTTGGTCTGCGCCCTTACCTTATTTTGATAATCGAAAAACCGAAGCAAGGCTCTTGGAGCCATTTTTTGGTTAAAGAAATGCTCATAAACATCTAATTCTGCAAACTTATGATCTGTTGTTTGGACTAAGTCTTTTGCATATACATAAGTCGCATATGAAGCCTCTGGAATCGGAATATAACCTATATACCAGGATGGAAAACTAGCCTTCCAGTTCGTGAAGGATTTTTTTACATAGAACCGTGCATAAGCCAATCCATCTCTTGTGAAAAGCTGTATGCTGGCATCATACCCTTGGATCTTCGTGGGGTTCTTGCCATCAAGCTCAGGGCCTCTCCAGAGAGTTTCTGTTTGCTTTGATCCCTTTAGCAGGAGCCTCACCTGAAGCCCTGCGTTCAGAGTTGTATTGGTGGGGAAAGAACCAGAGGCGAGGTCATGGACAGCTTTCTCTGCAAGGATATCTGAGCTATCGTCATTTTGAAACAGCGCCACGGTCAAGCCCTCATCTTCAACTCTGGTATCTGGTATGTTGGCCCAATTCACTACGGCATAGCCTTGAGCTGTGGTGCTCACCTTCAGTCTCACTGGGTTCCAGTCGCAGACCTCGCCCTCCGTGCTGCCTGGCGTGCAGTGCAGGTGGCTCATGCACTCCTCTCCAACACCAAGGGTGTAGTCGGAGCAATGGGTGTTACTGAGGCAAAGCTCCCGGCGGTAGATGTCATAATCGGCAAGGGTGAGGAACCACGCGAGGTTCTGGTCTTCGAACATGCCGTGAGCTTCTTCTTCCTTCGGTTTCAGAGCCGGACAGAGAATGGCTACTTTGTGCTGCGTGATGTCTCTTATCTCCTTCAGAAGTTGCGCTGAGATCTCGTAGGTGAGGTCGTGACTCAAACGGAGACCTGTGACAGCAGTCTGTGTGATGTAGACCTCTTTTAGATGGAGGCCACTGGGGAGAACTTTCAGTCGGAAAATAATTCTGTCTCGGTTCCTGTTGGTGTCATCTCTGTTGGCGTTTTCTTCCAGCGCACAGTACGCATTGTAGTAATCTTGGTTGACATAGGTAGGGAATTTAGCTGCTTCATTTTTGAGATTCCCAATGATGTAATATGACTCATCTTCGGT
It contains:
- the LOC116224457 gene encoding uncharacterized protein LOC116224457, which gives rise to MMRLTSVLALTLFCLCVGAVSTIKRLYHMADLTSITFGKKFPHHGLMLLYWFTLHIEFDSQDFILPKDYDPTDGDYGCKTYANTQKLLPKIPRNTEDESYYIIGNLKNEAAKFPTYVNQDYYNAYCALEENANRDDTNRNRDRIIFRLKVLPSGLHLKEVYITQTAVTGLRLSHDLTYEISAQLLKEIRDITQHKVAILCPALKPKEEEAHGMFEDQNLAWFLTLADYDIYRRELCLSNTHCSDYTLGVGEECMSHLHCTPGSTEGEVCDWNPVRLKVSTTAQGYAVVNWANIPDTRVEDEGLTVALFQNDDSSDILAEKAVHDLASGSFPTNTTLNAGLQVRLLLKGSKQTETLWRGPELDGKNPTKIQGYDASIQLFTRDGLAYARFYVKKSFTNWKASFPSWYIGYIPIPEASYATYVYAKDLVQTTDHKFAELDVYEHFFNQKMAPRALLRFFDYQNKVRAQTKPWDD